One window from the genome of Macaca fascicularis isolate 582-1 chromosome 7, T2T-MFA8v1.1 encodes:
- the LOC123574408 gene encoding cytochrome c oxidase subunit 7C, mitochondrial-like, producing MLGQSVRRFTTSVVCRSHSEEGPGKNLPFSVENKWTLLAKMCLYFGSVFATPFLLVRHQLLKT from the coding sequence ATGTTGGGCCAGAGTGTCCGGAGGTTCACAACCTCTGTGGTCTGTAGGAGCCACTCTGAGGAGGGCCCTGGGAAGAATTTGCCATTTTCAGTGGAAAACAAGTGGACGTTACTAGCTAAGATGTGTTTGTACTTTGGATCTGTATTTGCTACACCCTTCCTTCTAGTAAGACACCAACTGCTTAAAACATAA